Proteins from one Hyperolius riggenbachi isolate aHypRig1 chromosome 2, aHypRig1.pri, whole genome shotgun sequence genomic window:
- the LOC137545289 gene encoding 3-galactosyl-N-acetylglucosaminide 4-alpha-L-fucosyltransferase FUT3-like, protein MSETKNNEVITISRNQSATTCHPSTPDPLPPSTEPLIILLWTWPLGYTFPLNQCPPTVDSTGCFFTMNRTMYPLAQAVVIHHKDVSKSINDLPPMPRPINQYWIWFSLEPPSHLKNLTIMDNLINLTMSYRTDSDIFTPYGWLEKHNGADHFTVQRKTKLVAWVASNWNSKLRRITYYEQLKNYIQIDVYGKNHIPLPRDKHHKTLSEYKFYLAFENYSHEDYITEKLWYNSFFVGSVPVVMGPPRKNYERFIPPDSFIHVDDFLSPQELGFYLLSLDKDDQKYRQYFNWRSKYIIPKPRRTWVTEYCKVCGALKVAPPYRTFPSIAKWFK, encoded by the coding sequence ATGTCTGAAACAAAGAACAATGAAGTGATAACAATCTCAAGAAATCAGTCAGCAACGACATGCCACCCTTCTACACCAGATCCGTTACCGCCATCTACAGAGCCATTGATAATCCTTCTCTGGACCTGGCCTTTAGGATATACATTTCCACTTAACCAATGTCCACCAACAGTGGACTCAACAGGCTGCTTTTTTACCATGAACCGTACTATGTATCCATTAGCACAAGCTGTTGTTATTCATCACAAAGATGTGTCCAAATCAATAAATGACTTACCACCGATGCCTCGGCCCATAAACCAATACTGGATCTGGTTTAGCCTTGAGCCTCCATCCCACCTGAAAAATTTGACTATTATGGACAATTTAATAAACCTTACCATGTCCTACAGGACAGACTCCGATATTTTTACCCCTTATGGGTGGCTGGAAAAGCATAATGGAGCAGATCATTTTACAGTTCAGCGTAAAACAAAACTTGTGGCTTGGGTAGCTAGTAACTGGAATTCAAAGTTAAGAAGGATAACATATTATGAACAGCTGAAGAACTACATCCAAATTGATGTCTATGGGAAAAACCACATACCATTACCAAGAGACAAACACCACAAAACCCTGTCTGAGTATAAATTCTACCTCGCTTTTGAGAATTACAGTCATGAAGATTATATCACAGAGAAACTGTGGTACAATTCATTTTTTGTAGGATCGGTGCCAGTCGTCATGGGACCACCACGTAAGAACTACGAACGTTTCATACCTCCAGACTCTTTTATCCACGTTGATGACTTTTTATCACCCCAAGAACTAGGTTTCTACCTTCTGAGTCTGGACAAGGATGACCAAAAGTATcgtcaatattttaattggagatccaagtacatcataccaaaaccaCGACGAACTTGGGTAACTGAGTACTGTAAAGTATGTGGAGCACTAAAGGTGGCCCCTCCCTACAGGACCTTCCCAAGTATTGCAAAGTGgttcaaataa